A region of Cloacibacillus sp. DNA encodes the following proteins:
- a CDS encoding NUDIX hydrolase, with translation MEQNDLRNIIRSENKYNGRILDLRIDTVKFPSGSEKIREVVLHKSAVAMLPVNERGEIIFVRQYRHAIDEDIYEIPAGLVEPGEDAEETAVRELQEEIGYRPGRIERVAEFYTSPGYCTEMITLFYATQLESSKLQEDDDEYIKVCRFTTGEVRQLIADNKIIDGKTLMAYYWYMAEKFGK, from the coding sequence GTGGAGCAAAATGATCTGAGAAACATCATCCGTTCAGAAAACAAATACAACGGCCGCATCCTGGACCTCAGGATAGACACCGTAAAGTTCCCGTCAGGCTCCGAAAAGATACGCGAGGTGGTGCTCCATAAATCCGCCGTTGCGATGCTGCCGGTAAACGAGCGCGGGGAGATCATTTTTGTAAGACAATACCGCCACGCCATCGACGAAGATATATACGAGATACCGGCGGGCCTCGTAGAGCCGGGAGAAGACGCGGAAGAGACGGCGGTCCGTGAACTTCAGGAGGAGATCGGCTACAGACCGGGCCGCATTGAAAGGGTCGCGGAATTTTACACCTCGCCCGGCTACTGCACGGAGATGATAACGCTCTTCTACGCGACGCAGCTTGAAAGCTCCAAGCTCCAGGAGGACGACGACGAATATATAAAGGTCTGCCGTTTCACGACCGGCGAGGTAAGGCAGCTCATCGCGGACAATAAAATAATCGACGGAAAGACCCTCATGGCCTATTACTGGTATATGGCCGAAAAGTTCGGGAAATGA
- a CDS encoding tyrosine-type recombinase/integrase, whose protein sequence is MNRSDQIELEKILGRFSDYIRLERGCSENTKRAYASDLAIWLEYCKSGCRDPLDINADAVSRFLLVQQSCGKKKSTVQRMGAVMRSFAKFLQFDGVTDNLPRLAPLSSKEEKLPQILSEGEIQRILNACEDGTALGKRDRAFIELAYAAGMRASELCSIKLRDLDAESGILYARGKGDKDRTIPFVGAICRIIKEYIGEYRPKLDKHSAEWLFLSRNGRQLHRESLWIIMHKRGAMAKVERKRLHPHVLRHTFATHLLRGGMDQRTLQEILGHNSILTTEKYTHLDTELRDCYDKYHPRAH, encoded by the coding sequence ATGAACCGTTCAGACCAGATAGAACTTGAAAAAATATTAGGGCGCTTTTCAGACTACATAAGGCTGGAACGCGGATGCAGCGAGAACACAAAAAGAGCCTACGCCTCGGATCTCGCTATATGGCTTGAATACTGTAAATCCGGGTGCCGCGACCCACTTGACATAAACGCCGACGCCGTGTCGCGTTTTCTGCTCGTTCAGCAAAGCTGCGGCAAAAAAAAGAGCACAGTGCAGCGAATGGGCGCGGTAATGCGCTCGTTTGCAAAGTTTTTGCAGTTTGACGGAGTGACCGACAACCTACCTAGGCTTGCACCGCTTTCCTCAAAAGAGGAAAAACTGCCCCAAATTTTAAGTGAAGGCGAGATACAGAGGATATTGAACGCCTGCGAGGACGGGACCGCGTTAGGCAAGCGTGACCGCGCCTTTATAGAACTCGCGTACGCTGCCGGAATGCGCGCCTCCGAGCTTTGCAGTATAAAATTAAGGGACCTCGACGCGGAAAGCGGGATACTGTATGCGCGCGGCAAAGGCGATAAGGACCGCACCATACCCTTTGTTGGAGCCATCTGCCGCATCATAAAAGAATATATCGGCGAGTACAGGCCAAAACTTGACAAACACTCCGCCGAGTGGCTTTTTCTTTCACGAAACGGACGCCAGCTGCACCGTGAATCTCTGTGGATAATAATGCACAAGCGCGGCGCAATGGCGAAGGTCGAACGCAAACGGCTCCACCCTCACGTCCTGCGCCACACCTTCGCAACGCATCTTTTGCGAGGCGGCATGGACCAGCGCACGCTTCAGGAGATACTTGGACACAACTCTATACTGACGACGGAAAAATATACTCATCTAGACACGGAACTGCGCGACTGTTACGATAAATATCACCCGCGCGCCCACTAA